One genomic segment of Kordiimonas sp. SCSIO 12603 includes these proteins:
- a CDS encoding ABC transporter substrate-binding protein — protein sequence MALRKLLSGLLLATLFEMVAAPSQAADDAETQPLPSVVSLDYCADQYILALADRSQIKAVSKGAREKYSFYRARAAGLPYTESSIAEVIALQPDIAIQSYTVAARMPEMAERTGFELLKTRFGSAPEIVLQNVRTIGKAIGREAQSEIMAQTFEARLQALKLEMKSSLKIAYVTPSGFTSGVGTFVDGIIELAGFRSYAASKGYQGWLLLPLEDLIMDPPDMFVTSFFDTNMDNQSNWSLSRHDRLLEMMDQIPTVHLPGSYLACNGLFLADAAEAIRAKAGEFGILKKKDTADE from the coding sequence ATGGCTCTAAGAAAGTTATTATCTGGTCTTTTGCTAGCAACACTATTTGAGATGGTGGCAGCACCGTCTCAAGCAGCGGATGATGCTGAAACTCAACCGCTGCCATCAGTGGTTTCGCTCGATTACTGTGCGGATCAATATATTCTTGCTCTCGCTGATCGTTCGCAGATTAAAGCGGTATCAAAAGGGGCTCGGGAAAAATATTCTTTCTACCGGGCACGGGCTGCGGGGTTACCCTATACAGAAAGCTCGATTGCTGAAGTTATTGCTCTCCAGCCAGATATTGCCATTCAAAGCTATACAGTCGCGGCGCGTATGCCTGAAATGGCGGAACGTACAGGATTTGAGCTTCTTAAAACGCGATTTGGCAGTGCACCTGAAATTGTACTTCAGAATGTTCGTACCATTGGAAAAGCCATAGGCCGTGAAGCGCAGTCTGAAATAATGGCACAGACGTTCGAAGCCCGGTTACAGGCTTTGAAGTTGGAAATGAAATCCTCTCTCAAGATTGCCTATGTCACTCCAAGCGGGTTCACTTCAGGTGTTGGTACGTTTGTGGACGGCATCATCGAACTGGCAGGCTTTCGTTCTTATGCTGCTTCAAAAGGGTATCAGGGTTGGTTGTTACTTCCGCTTGAAGACCTGATTATGGACCCGCCAGATATGTTTGTGACCAGCTTCTTCGATACCAATATGGACAATCAAAGCAATTGGAGCCTCAGCCGGCATGATAGGTTGCTTGAGATGATGGACCAGATCCCAACCGTTCACCTGCCCGGAAGTTATCTGGCTTGCAATGGCTTGTTTCTCGCTGATGCCGCGGAGGCTATCCGCGCCAAAGCCGGTGAATTTGGTATCCTGAAAAAGAAAGATACGGCCGATGAATAG
- the bluB gene encoding 5,6-dimethylbenzimidazole synthase, whose product MNDLPPEFSDQFLTEFDQLLSWRRDVRSFKKNPLDEEKFEKLLIQALKQSPSVGNSQPWRAIRLKTSEIRKKVRAHVEVEHQQSAKIYGGDAVKHYNRLKLHGLDTAPEQLAIFSVKDPQEGKGLGRQTMPETLVWSTIMAIHTLWLKARAEGIGLGWVSILRADKMNEILECPAEWQFIAYLCMGYPEEESQTPELVREKWQERVPTEKLILHR is encoded by the coding sequence ATGAATGATCTTCCTCCTGAATTTTCTGATCAGTTTCTTACTGAATTTGATCAACTCCTAAGTTGGCGAAGAGATGTGCGTTCTTTTAAAAAGAACCCGCTGGATGAAGAAAAGTTTGAGAAACTATTAATACAAGCGCTTAAACAATCACCATCTGTAGGTAACTCACAGCCTTGGCGTGCGATAAGGTTAAAAACTTCTGAAATAAGGAAAAAAGTTCGAGCTCATGTAGAGGTTGAACACCAACAATCTGCAAAAATTTACGGTGGAGATGCTGTTAAACATTATAATCGATTAAAGCTGCACGGCTTAGATACAGCGCCTGAGCAGTTAGCGATTTTCTCCGTAAAGGATCCACAAGAAGGCAAAGGGTTAGGGCGGCAAACCATGCCTGAAACTTTAGTGTGGTCAACTATCATGGCGATTCACACTTTATGGTTAAAAGCAAGAGCAGAGGGTATTGGGCTTGGATGGGTTTCAATTCTGAGGGCTGATAAAATGAATGAGATACTGGAATGTCCGGCAGAATGGCAGTTTATAGCGTATCTCTGTATGGGATATCCTGAAGAAGAAAGCCAAACGCCAGAGCTTGTTCGGGAAAAATGGCAAGAACGAGTACCTACAGAAAAGCTGATTTTACACCGATGA
- a CDS encoding TonB-dependent siderophore receptor, which yields MQHLKNSVCITALLAGGFYSAPTLAQDEAADDIETIYVTVNRREQPLSQIGSSVSVLTDIDLQKGQNIFVVDALEVLPSVNIAQNGSFGGLASLSLRGAGGDSTAVLIDGVQLNDASSTGNGYNFAHLDTNNIERIEVLRGPQSVLYGSDAIGGVVNIITKTGGDGLGGNAYAEYGSYNTFRTGGTLHGGTKKLGFNLAASFTDTDGISAADENDGNTERDGLRSYNISGKVTSEISEDLRFEVISRYSDNASEFDSFGPIDGDEVAHTDEFLIAGRAHFNLFDGRLQNTVSAEFSSIERENFTNGASSFEAQGNRTNFDYLGVFEATEDWTVTFGAQHEVAKATNLEGDGISIDSVFGELGWTPVDGLVLTAGIRQDDHETFGGATTTRFTGSYQVTDTTRLIANWGEGFKAPSVFQLTFVCTFCGLTEPSSDLRPERAKGYEFGVEQTFLEGDLLLSATWFNLKTRDAIDFTFTNGYANVDSRRSEGLELGLQAILSDTLDVSANYTYTDAVDTATDIAIERQPENQFSATVNWAPVEAVNLRATLVHNGEEEQSFGAETLEAWTRLDLRASFQINDRVSVYGRIDNLFDEEYQSIIGYGTPDRSAYVGLRVNL from the coding sequence ATGCAACATCTTAAAAATTCTGTATGCATCACAGCGCTTCTTGCTGGTGGTTTTTATTCTGCACCAACCCTTGCACAAGACGAAGCAGCAGATGACATTGAAACAATTTATGTAACTGTAAACCGCCGCGAGCAGCCACTTTCACAAATTGGTAGCAGTGTTTCCGTTCTGACCGATATCGACCTGCAAAAGGGCCAGAACATTTTTGTTGTGGATGCCCTTGAGGTGCTACCGAGCGTAAATATCGCCCAAAATGGTTCTTTTGGTGGCCTGGCATCCCTTTCTTTGCGCGGTGCTGGTGGTGATAGTACGGCTGTACTTATTGATGGTGTGCAGTTGAATGATGCTTCATCTACGGGCAACGGCTATAATTTCGCTCATCTTGATACAAATAATATCGAACGTATCGAAGTACTGCGCGGCCCACAATCTGTACTATATGGTTCAGACGCTATCGGTGGTGTAGTGAATATCATCACGAAAACTGGTGGTGACGGCCTTGGTGGCAACGCGTATGCTGAATACGGCTCTTATAACACATTCCGTACTGGCGGCACGCTGCACGGCGGCACGAAGAAACTTGGTTTTAATCTGGCAGCCAGCTTCACAGATACAGATGGTATTTCTGCAGCTGATGAAAATGACGGTAACACCGAGCGTGATGGCCTGCGCAGCTATAATATCTCAGGTAAGGTAACCAGCGAAATTTCCGAGGACCTTCGTTTTGAAGTGATCTCGCGTTATTCTGATAATGCCAGTGAATTTGATAGTTTTGGACCAATTGATGGTGATGAAGTTGCTCATACAGATGAGTTTTTGATTGCCGGTCGTGCGCACTTTAACCTGTTCGATGGACGCTTACAGAATACTGTATCTGCAGAGTTTTCTTCAATTGAGCGAGAGAATTTTACAAATGGCGCTTCCAGCTTCGAAGCGCAAGGTAACCGTACTAATTTTGACTATCTTGGTGTATTTGAAGCAACAGAAGACTGGACAGTAACCTTCGGTGCTCAGCATGAAGTTGCTAAAGCTACAAACCTTGAAGGTGATGGTATTTCCATTGATAGCGTGTTTGGTGAATTGGGCTGGACACCTGTGGATGGACTGGTTCTGACAGCCGGTATTCGTCAGGATGATCACGAGACATTCGGTGGTGCCACAACAACACGTTTTACAGGGTCATATCAGGTAACAGATACAACACGCCTTATTGCAAACTGGGGTGAAGGCTTTAAAGCACCAAGTGTGTTCCAGCTGACATTTGTTTGTACTTTCTGTGGCCTTACAGAGCCAAGTTCAGATCTCCGCCCAGAGCGCGCTAAAGGTTATGAATTTGGCGTTGAGCAAACTTTCCTTGAAGGTGATCTCCTTCTTTCTGCAACATGGTTTAACCTGAAAACCCGTGATGCAATCGATTTCACTTTCACAAATGGTTACGCCAATGTGGATTCTCGTCGTTCAGAAGGCCTTGAGCTAGGTCTGCAGGCAATCCTAAGCGATACGCTGGATGTAAGTGCTAATTACACATATACAGATGCAGTTGATACGGCGACTGATATTGCAATTGAGCGTCAACCGGAAAACCAGTTCTCTGCCACAGTAAACTGGGCACCTGTTGAGGCGGTTAATCTGCGGGCAACACTTGTTCATAACGGTGAAGAAGAACAGTCATTTGGTGCTGAAACGCTAGAAGCCTGGACACGCCTTGATCTGCGCGCAAGCTTCCAGATCAATGACCGTGTGAGTGTATACGGCCGTATCGATAACCTGTTTGACGAAGAATATCAGTCTATCATTGGATACGGTACACCTGATCGTTCAGCCTATGTTGGCCTAAGGGTTAATCTCTAG